A region of the Prevotella intermedia ATCC 25611 = DSM 20706 genome:
AGGTATCGGCATTCCTACGGTCGCGCACTACAAACACCATTGAGCGGCACCGCGTCATCGTGTATTTGCTCCACTCTGTACTCGTTGTTACCGTCATCTCCTTGCAGTTCATGGGGCTTGGAGGTTCGCAGGAAGCGTTGCCCCAGACGATGAGCGGCATCCATCTGGCGATGTGCCTCCTTTCGCTGTCGCTCTACCTCACGCGGCGGATGTCGCTTTCCAAGGCTTTTTCACTCGTGGCGCTCGTGGCACAGTGTACCATCGCCGTGCGCTTCTTTTATTTCGCTACGGTGCGCCCCGACCATTTTCTGCAGCTCATCCTTATCAATCAGATAACATCCCTGCTGGCGATCTTCTTCCTTGTGTTGAGCTTTGTCCGGCTCACCCCCTTTATCGTCTCTGCTATCAGTGTGGTTAGCTACGGTTGTGTGGCAGCCTATCTTCAAGAGCCTTCGCTTTGGCGCCTGTTCGGTTTCTTCCTCTTCGTGCAGTTTTTCCTCTGCACGCTGGGCGAACTGCTGCGATATAATGTGATGAGTGTAACGAAGGAAAATACCGATTTGCATCACCGTGAGACGACACTGATGCTCGCCGTCAGACTGAATAAACGGGAAATAGAGGCCTACCTGCGCATGAGCAGCAACGACCACCCATCGCCCGAGGACACCGACTGCCTGTTTTCCATGCTCAAGCCGAAATCGCAACGCAACCTTATCAACGCCGTGCGCCTGCATCTGAAAAAACACTTGATGGATGACTGCGATCTGGGGCACCACTTTCCCTGTCTGACTAAATCAGAAACGGATGTGTGCCGCCTCATTCTCGCGGGAAAGAAGCGGAGCGAAATCGGCCTACTACTCGACAAAACCGAAAACAACGTCGACGTGACGCGTAACCACATCCGCAAGAAACTCAATGTACCTACTGACCAAGACTTGCAGAAATTTCTCATCAATTTATTGATAGAAAAAGAATATTCGAAAAAGGAGGAAATAAATAAATAAGTTCCTCTACCGGAAACGTTCATATTTTTAATAACATGCCATTATCCGTTTTCCATACAGATTCGGATAATGGCTTCTTGTTTTTTCCCTGTATTTCCCGCTTTTCCCAAAAGTTTTCCAATCTCTTCATATACCTATAATTTAGCTGCTTGATAACAGTATTCATCATTAAAATTATCAAGCAATGGAATCAAACAACAATGACAACTATGTGCTGGTCTTGGAAGACCGCACGGAAGTGAAGAATGAGCAGGAAGTGGGTAAATTGTCCGTCGTATCCGGTGTTGACGACAAGGGAAACCTTAAAACCACCGAGGCAATCACTGCCAATCAAGCAGCGTTCTTGAAGTTCAACAACAAGGACGGACTTCTGAAGAACTTCATGACCAACTTCCTCAAACAGTTCAACAACCCGACTCATTTCGGGTTGTACAAGGTCGTGGCAGACAATGTGGAGCAAGGCGTGGACAACCTGCACACCCTGCTGCAAAGCCGTGAAAAGCCCGAAAGCAAACAACAACTGGAAGAGATGGGCGTTCCCTTTGGGGACTATATGCCCCAGCAGAAGAATGCCACCACCATCAACCCCGAAAAGGTGGATTGGAAGATGCTCGACAATCTCAGTCTTTCCCGTGAGCGATTGGAGCAGAGTGGAGAATTGGAAAAGATGCTCAATTGGCAGAAGAGCAATCTCATCACAATTGCTGTTCCT
Encoded here:
- a CDS encoding helix-turn-helix transcriptional regulator, which translates into the protein MIIHFLTEKVSAFLRSRTTNTIERHRVIVYLLHSVLVVTVISLQFMGLGGSQEALPQTMSGIHLAMCLLSLSLYLTRRMSLSKAFSLVALVAQCTIAVRFFYFATVRPDHFLQLILINQITSLLAIFFLVLSFVRLTPFIVSAISVVSYGCVAAYLQEPSLWRLFGFFLFVQFFLCTLGELLRYNVMSVTKENTDLHHRETTLMLAVRLNKREIEAYLRMSSNDHPSPEDTDCLFSMLKPKSQRNLINAVRLHLKKHLMDDCDLGHHFPCLTKSETDVCRLILAGKKRSEIGLLLDKTENNVDVTRNHIRKKLNVPTDQDLQKFLINLLIEKEYSKKEEINK